One Cryptococcus neoformans var. neoformans B-3501A chromosome 10, whole genome shotgun sequence DNA window includes the following coding sequences:
- a CDS encoding hypothetical protein (Match to ESTs gb|CF186058.1|CF186058, gb|CF186579.1|CF186579; HMMPfam hit to WD40, WD domain, G-beta repeat, score: 63.7, E(): 5e-16) produces the protein MKLKDISRTATFAWDNTSSSAPLLATGAVAGALDESFSNESQLEIWQPDFGDVSNVKLGGEGKPALGSITVSSRFNQLAWSAPSTTHMKGVLAAGMETGEVNVFDPSKIVTGASADEARIFKSEKHTGPVRGLDFNSIQKNLMLTGSVNAEIYIYDLNSPNNAPIPPGPTSTKLNEITALQWNPTVSRVFAASSSSGFTSVWDLKAGKEIVSLQYGGGAAKGMETVGGVAGLQMGKRRGMSDATRLITASEDDESPIIMLWDLRNTRAPEKILSGHHKGVLSVSWCKQDADLLLSCGKDNRTLCWNPQTGEIIGELPTSNDWSFQTSWCPRNPDLLATASFDGHIGIHSLQTTSIPSQSTEKLSEAATADDVFGALGNEQPQDETVNVLSLKQAPKWLRRPVSATFGFGGLLATTSNLPGASGKHQSGVVHLRTVTTEQDVLNRAKALDQTDGQQEKLAKFCSERAKDDDEAWKALQALFKANSRQELVQLLGFSQEEVAKKVQDAIKKFPNAIKAAGDATPVIAPLEEESVKTPTAEKPEAIEDVSTTSDAGVESHDDKSEKSETKKSENGLFDDETAPGTPAAAAAADFFSSMASGALRNPQLDSIVSHKSEAAESSVAATVGSRASSVRDEIVNKENTFQIYPEGESDIDKLVTQALVMGDFKSAVDVCLAFDRFADALLLAVRGGPDLLQSTQNAYFAQQTTSRPFLRVFQSIVTEDLLDIVQNADLSEWKVAFVVLCTFAKDTDFGNLAEQIGQRLQYRWRVLSASDSSEAKASAKIARQDATLCYLAAKKLEKVVSIWVDEMAEEEEAVSATRYTSHAQALQSFIEKVSVFKAATGYVDEDLLTPTESAAAAEAGARTYKLAGLYDRYYEYADLLATQGLVDIAAKYVKMTPVDYKGSEQVGELDKARQRILSAAGGNVGTKMAQTTGKVQSTAGSSIARGYAPAQQASAYASSQPAYALQQPTTYAASTAPAYQAPPAASGPYQPASTSTAYAPPQPTPSYGDSNPYAPATVYQPSSGYPPNGYRPSDPQPQGYGAPQPSFGQTQAMPPPPRVGQTNAPISSPPLIPGSQQRGISGWNDAPTFAPKRPQSAAKDVKKASAILSPFPNSADPLAAAGAGLNTAGAAPPPGRSPQPGVIPPPPKNARPPSIAAKVQPPPTVQQQQQFHQHAQHQQQQRQQQLTSPPAAAGPPPSAFSRPPPPGARAGPPPGAFAGPPPQRALSPLGPGRLSSPPGSQIRPPSAVQRPPSQPGQVQSLDGGITGMGGPPPPGSRMAGPPPGRSATPQQQQRQQIIPPATSPSQTKIQSPSSEQVKPRHPAGDRSHIPEASKPIYEILSGELTKVKQSNIPPHVKRIVDDTERRLNILFDGLNNETVPKQAVDMMNEISKAIAARDLNAALAMHVELLTTASGDMTSWAPGVKQIIRLGA, from the exons ATGAAACTCAAGGACATATCACGCACGGCAACCTTCGCTTGGGATAacacttcctcttcagcgCCCCTCCTCGCAACTGGTGCTGTCGCTGGTGCCCTCGACGAAAGCTTCAGCAACGAATCTCAGCTCGAAATCTGGCAGCCAGACTTTGGGGACGTATCAAATGTCAAGCTTGGTGGTGAAGGCAAGCCAGCTTTGGGCAGCATCACCGTTAGCAGCCG ATTCAACCAGCTCGCATGGTCAGCACCTTCCACTACTCACATGAAGGGAGTTCTTGCTGCAGGTATGGAGACTGGTGAAGTTAATGTGTTTGATCCCTCCAAGATTGTTACTGGTGCTAG TGCGGATGAGGCACGAATCTTCAAAAGTGAAAAGCACACTGGTCCAGTTAGGGGCCTTGACTTTAACTCAATCCAGAAGAATCTCATGCTTACTGGTTCTGTCAATGCCGAG atatatatatacgATCTCAACTCTCCCAACAACGCGCCTATCCCTCCGGGACCAACTTCTACCAAACTCAATGAGATTACGGCCCTCCAATGGAATCCTACAGTATCTCGAGTGTTCgctgcatcttcatcttcaggCTTCACCTCTGTTTGGGATTTGAAGGCTGGGAAGGAGATTGTTAGTTTGCAGTATGGCGGTGGTGCTGCTAAGGGAATGGAGACTGTTGGTGGTGTGGCCGGTCTTCAgatggggaaaagaagaggtatGAGTGAT GCTACTCGACTTATTACTGCCTCCGAAGATGACGAATCTCCTATCATCATGCTTTGGGATCTTCGAAATACTCGGGCCCCGGAAAAAATTCTCAGCGGTCACCACAAAGGTGTTCTTTCCGTCTCATGGTGTAAGCAGGATGCCGACCTCCTCTTGTCATGCGGCAAAGACAATCGAACATTGTGCTGGAACCCTCAGACCGGCGAGATCATCGGTGAACTTCCTACTAGCAATGATTGGTCCTTCCAGACCTCTTGGTGCCCTAGAAACCCCGATTTACTCGCTACGGCATCATTTGACGGTCACATTGGTATTCACTCCTTGCAAACAACCAGCATTCCTTCCCAATCTACCGAGAAGCTCAGTGAGGCTGCTACCGCTGACGACGTTTTCGGTGCACTCGGGAACGAGCAGCCCCAGGATGAAACTGTCAACGTCTTGTCCCTCAAGCAAGCTCCCAAGTGGCTTCGACGTCCTGTTTCAGCGACCTTTGGCTTCGGCGGTCTTCTCGCTACCACTTCCAATCTTCCTGGAGCATCTGGTAAACACCAATCTGGAGTTGTTCACCTGCGAACTGTCACCACCGAGCAAGATGTTCTCAACCGCGCCAAGGCGTTAGACCAGACTGACGGCCAGCAAGAAAAGCTTGCAAAGTTCTGCTCTGAGAGGGCcaaggacgatgatgaagcgTGGAAGGCTCTGCAGGCTCTTTTCAAGGCTAATTCGAGACAGGAGCTTGTGCAATTGCTTGGTTTCTCTCAGGAGGAGGTTGCGAAGAAGGTGCAAGACGCTATCAAGAAGTTCCCCAACGCCATCAAGGCAGCTGGTGACGCTACTCCAGTCATTGCTCCACTAGAAGAGGAAAGTGTCAAAACTCCCACTGCTGAGAAGCCTGAAGCTATCGAAGACGTTAGCACCACTTCCGATGCCGGCGTTGAGTCTCATGACGACAAATCTGAGAAGTCCGAGACTAAAAAAAGCGAAAATGGCCTTTTCGACGATGAGACTGCTCCAGGAACCCCTGCCGCTGCAGCCGCTGCCgatttcttttcttcaatgGCCTCTGGGGCTCTGCGTAACCCTCAGCTTGATAGTATCGTCTCTCATAAGTCTGAAGCTGCGGAGTCGTCTGTCGCGGCTACCGTCGGCAGCCGTGCCTCTTCCGTAAGAGACGAGATTGTCAACAAGGAGAACACCTTCCAAATCTACCCCGAAGGTGAGAGTGATATCGACAAGCTTGTTACCCAAGCTTTGGTCATGGGTGACTTCAAGTCTGCTGTGGACGTCTGTCTTGCTTTTGACAGATTTGCGGatgctcttctccttgctgTTCGAGGTGGTCCCGACCTTTTGCAGTCCACTCAGAATGCCTACTTTGCTCAGCAGACCACCAGTCGTCCCTTCCTCCGTGTCTTCCAATCTATTGTAACCGAGGACCTTTTGGACATTGTTCAAAACGCTGATTTGTCCGAATGGAAAGTCGCCTTTGTTGTTTTGTGTACATTTGCCAAGGATACCGACTTTGGCAATCTTGCTGAGCAAATTGGCCAGCGACTTCAGTACAGATGGCGAGTGCTCTCTGCCTCTGACAGTTCCGAAGCCAAAGCATCCGCCAAAATTGCTCGTCAGGACGCCACTCTCTGCTATCTTGCGGCTAAAAAGCTTGAAAAGGTCGTCTCCATATGGGTTGATGAAAtggctgaggaagaggaagccgTTTCTGCTACTCGATACACTTCCCATGCGCAGGCGCTTCAGTCATTCATTGAAAAGGTTTCCGTTTTCAAAGCTGCTACCGGCTATGTTGACGAAGATTTGCTTACTCCCACCGAGTCGGCAGCCGCTGCTGAGGCCGGGGCAAGAACCTACAAGCTTGCCGGCTTGTACGACAGATACTATGAGTATGCCGATTTGCTCGCTACTCAAGGCTTAGTGGACATCGCTGCCAAATATGTGAAGATGACTCCTGTTGACTACAAGGGCAGTGAACAAGTGGGTGAGCTTGATAAGGCCAGGCAGAGAATCTTGAGCGCTGCTGGTGGGAATGTCGGTACTAAGATGGCTCAAACAACTGGGAAGGTCCAAAGTACGGCCGGTTCTTCCATCGCGAGAGGTTACGCGCCTGCCCAACAGGCGTCCGCATATGCGTCCTCCCAGCCCGCGTATGCTCTTCAGCAGCCTACGACTTACGCTGCTTCAACCGCGCCAGCTTATCAAGCACCACCGGCCGCCAGCGGACCTTATCAGCCTGCATCCACTTCGACCGCTTACGCACCTCCTCAACCTACTCCGTCATACGGCGACTCAAATCCTTACGCACCTGCGACCGTCTACCAACCATCTTCTGGGTATCCACCCAACGGTTATCGACCCAGCGACCCTCAACCACAAGGATATGGTGCTCCTCAACCCTCATTCGGCCAAACTCAGGCAATGCCTCCCCCCCCTCGTGTCGGTCAGACCAATGCTCCTATCagttctcctcctttgaTCCCAGGCTCGCAACAACGGGGTATCTCAGGATGGAATGATGCGCCTACCTTCGCTCCAAAGAGACCTCAAAGTGCTGCCAAGGACGTCAAGAAGGCTTCTGCTATTTTGTCTCCTTTCCCCAACTCTGCTGATCCACTTGCCGCTGCTGGTGCTGGGTTGAACACTGCAGGGGCGGCTCCTCCCCCCGGTAGGTCACCTCAGCCTGGTGTGattcctccccctcccaaGAACGCCCGACCTCCTTCTATTGCCGCGAAGGTACAACCTCCGCCTACCGttcaacaacagcaacagtTCCACCAGCATGCGcaacatcaacaacaacagcgaCAGCAGCAGTTAACTTCCCCTCCAGCGGCTGCAGGTCCTCCACCCTCTGCCTTCTCGcgtccccctccccctgGTGCCCGAGCCGGTCCTCCTCCCGGAGCTTTCGCTGGTCCCCCTCCTCAACGCGCCCTGTCCCCATTGGGTCCCGGTAGGCTCAGCTCGCCTCCAGGGAGCCAAATAAGGCCACCTTCAGCTGTCCAGAGACCCCCCAGTCAACCTGGACAGGTGCAGTCTCTTGATGGTGGAATTACGGGAATGGGCGGACCTCCTCCCCCAGGCTCTAGGATGGCTGGGCCTCCTCCTGGACGGTCAGCTACgcctcagcagcagcagcgacaGCAGATCATTCCTCCTGCTACCTCACCGTCTCAAACGAAAATTCAGTCACCCTCTTCTGAGCAGGTAAAGCCTCGACACC CCGCTGGGGATCGATCCCATATCCCTGAAGCTTCAAAGCCCATTTATGAGATTCTCTCCGGAGAACTCACAAAGGTGAAGCAATCTAATATTCCT CCTCACGTCAAACGAATTGTGGATGACACCGAAAGACGGCTGAACATTCTTTTCGATGGGCTCAATAACGAGACAGTGCCAAAGCAGGCGGTGGATATGATGAACGAGATTTCTAAGG CGATTGCCGCCAGAGATTTGAACGCAGCGTTGGCTATGCATGTGGAATTGTTGACTACTGCCAGTGGTGATATGACCTCTTGGGCT CCCGGAGTCAAGCAGATCATCAGACTGGGAGcatga
- a CDS encoding hypothetical protein (Match to ESTs gb|CF188065.1|CF188065, gb|CF188064.1|CF188064; HMMPfam hit to tRNA-synt_2d, tRNA synthetases class II core domain (F), score: 441.2, E(): 1.1e-129) encodes MPVPTPEALQHVILQNLEASGSIPDSRELAYNGRLLQSAEEQGVVRAVLDSLASKEMVEYKQITTTTYGLTEEGEGITQNGSHEYRVWEVLPVKGQGEPIGIPELKKRLGDETTKVGQMRAFKNKWIAKDGAGFVRAAEAPVDEAAVQMKEIKESGLVAGGEAVVKELQKRKLIQPKKYIHYSISKGPQFSTEVKQLETDLTVEMLQSGAWKDASFKQYNFAAAGQPTDGGALHPLLKVREEFRTIFFDMGFTEMPTNRFVESAFWNFDAMFVPQQHPAREMQDTFYVKDPAKALKPDADYYERIRKIHEEGGYGSIGYRAPFSQEESEKLLLRTHTTAITTDMLYRLANQPGGFKPAKMFSIDRVFRNETADATHLAEFHQVEGLVADYDITLGHLLAFMQEFFSKTGNHKLRFKPAYNPYTEPSMEVFSYHEGLGKWIEIANSGIFRPEMLEPMGLPKGVRVLGWGMSLERPTMIKYKIQDIRTLVGHKTDLDQVKKRAAVRLEKGDD; translated from the exons ATGCCTGTGCCTACCCCAGAAGCCCTCCAACACGTAATTCTTCAAAATCTCGAAGCGTCTGGCTCCATTCCGGACTCTCGCGAATTGGCGTACAATGGCAGGCTTTTACAATCTGCTGAGGAGCAGGGCGTTGTAAGGGCTGTGTTGGACAGTTTGGCGAGCAAGGAG ATGGTTGAGTACAAGCAaatcaccaccaccacctacGGCCTTactgaagagggagaaggtatCACTCAAAATGGTTCTCACGAGTATAGAGTGTGGGAGGTGCTTCCTGTGAAGGGTCAAGGAGAGCCCATCGGTATTCCTGAACTCAAG AAACGTCTCGGTGACGAAACTACCAAGGTTGGTCAGATGCGAGCGTTCAAGAACAAGTGGATAGCGAAGGATGGTGCCGGTTTCGTCCGTGCG GCTGAGGCGCCTGTGGATGAGGCTGCCGTACAAATGAAGGAAATCAAGGAAAGCGGGCTGGTTGCAGGAGGTGAAGCCGTTGTCAAGGAGCtgcaaaaaagaaaattGATTCAACCCAA AAAGTATATCCACTATTCTATCTCCAAAGGACCTCAGTTCTCTACTGAAGTCAAGCAACTGGAAACCGACCTTACTGTTGAAATGCTGCAATC AGGTGCTTGGAAAGACGCTTCGTTCAAGCAGTACAACTTCGCCGCTGCTGGCCAACCTACTGATGGTGGCGCTCTCCATCCATTGTTGAAGGTTCGAGAAGAGTTCAGGACCATTTTCTTTGACATGGG TTTCACCGAGATGCCTACGAACAGGTTTGTCGAGTCTGCTTTCTGGAACTTCGATGCCATGTTCGTTCCTCAGCAACATCCTGCTCGAGAGATGCAGGACACCTTCTATGTTAAGG ACCCGGCCAAAGCCCTCAAGCCTGATGCCGACTATTACGAGCGAATTCGAAAGATTcacgaggaaggaggttACGGATCCATTGGTTACCGAGCACCTTTCTCTCAGGAGGAGAGTGAGAAGCTCTTGTTACGAACACACACCACTGCTATCACTACCGACATGCTTTACAGGCTCGCCAATCAGCCCGGAGGGTTCAAGCCGGCGAAGATGTTCTCTATCGACCGAGTTTTCAG AAATGAAACTGCCGATGCTACCCATTTGGCAGAGTTCCACCAAGTGGAAGGCCTTGTTGCGGACTACGATATCACTCTCGGCCACCTGCTTG CGTTCATGCAAGAGTTCTTCTCCAAGACTGGTAACCACAAGCTGAGGTTCAAGCCCGCATACAATCCTTACACTGAG CCCAGTATGGAAGTTTTCTCATACCATGAAGGCTTGGGCAAGTGGATTGAAATTGCCAAC TCTGGTATCTTCCGCCCCGAGATGCTCGAGCCCATGGGTCTTCCCAAGGGTGTCCGAGTTCTTGGTTGGGGTATGTCTCTGGAACGCCCTACTATGATCAAATACAAGATCCAAGATATCAGGACGCTTGTCGGACACAAAACGGATTTGGATCAGGTAAAGAAGAGGGCGGCGGTCAGGTTGGAGAAGGGCGATGACTAG
- a CDS encoding hypothetical protein (Match to EST gb|CF189413.1|CF189413; HMMPfam hit to WD40, WD domain, G-beta repeat, score: 95.9, E(): 9.9e-26) codes for MPDPFFQSQKKRKRNNRSGPSAPRQQKHQDNDENLSSDAEGDNGPVDIDLMDFREGREDVAMSDEEYIDENETAAEKRVRLAKGYLARVRDEVEAANADQDYDAADIDRELIASRLQKDVAEASGRIHLFITPHLTSSTFHFIPTSSHLPTSAALTPYYIFISTKRGSIIRHSTSTLRRAGQNFGHAQGGGNGHNGEILCLAASEDGKWLVSGGRDKVMGVWDVSEREPKWVTGLKGHKDAVTSIALSPLNNPSYHILSASLSRHLALHSLSTLSVIDTFFGHQDSIPSVSSLKPTLAVTAGSRDRSCRWWKVEEEVQLVFRAGGKTRKDLKGLMPAERKERLGGGWTEGVEPEKEKDSKGKGKEFMEGSVDCVCMLDDQHFVSGGDSGSLLLWHTGKKKPIFTQAFAHGFTPITAENPISAPRWITSIAALRGTNLFASGSWDGQIKLWAMNQELKSFSYVDVEIPAKGFVNSLQLSSLPYETISHASLPESGEKESTNAKSEIVLVAAVGQEPRLGRWMRDKLVKNGVLVARLELDRKGKAMMI; via the exons ATGCCTGACCCATTTTTTCAATCCCAGAAGAAGCGCAAGAGGAACAATCGTTCAGGTCCTTCAGCACCTCGCCAGCAAAAGCATCAAGACAACGATGAAAATCTCTCTTCGGACGCAGAGGGCGACAATGGCCCCGTTGATATTGATTTGATGGATTTCAGAGAGGGTCGGGAGGATGTAGCAatgagtgatgaagagtaTATCGACGAAAATGAGACGGcagcggagaagagagtCAGGTTGGCTAAGGGATACCTTGCCAGAGTTCGAGATGAAGTAGAGGCTG CCAATGCGGATCAGGACTACGATGCTGCTGATATTGACAGAGAGCTTATTGCGTCTCGTCTTCAGAAGGATGTC GCCGAAGCGTCAGGCCGTATACACCTCTTCATCACGCCCCATTTGACGTCCTCAACATTTCATTTCATCCCCACATCATCGCATCTTCCTACATCTGCCGCCTTGACCCCCTACTACATCTTCATTTCCACCAAACGAGGCTCCATCATCCGCCATTCTACTTCCACTTTACGTCGAGCCGGTCAGAACTTTGGACATGCCCAgggtggaggaaatggCCACAATGGAGAGATCTTATGTCTGGCAGCGAGTGAAGACGGAAAATGGCTTGTcagtggaggaagggataaGGTGATGGGTGTATGGGATGTCagtgaaagagagcccAAGTGGGTGACTGGATTAAAGGGCCATAAGGACGCTGTCACT TCGATCGCCCTTTCACCACTTAACAACCCGTCGTACCACatcctctccgcctccctctcccgtcatcttgctcttcattcCCTTTCTACCCTCTCTGTCATTGACACATTCTTTGGCCATCAAGATTCTATCCCGtctgtctcttctcttAAGCCCACTTTGGCTGTCACGGCTGGCTCCCGAGATCGATCATGTCGATGGTGGAAAgtcgaggaggaagttCAGCTTGTCTTCAGAGCAGGTGGGAAGACTAGGAAGGATTTAAAAGGTTTAATGCCCgcggaaaggaaggaacgtttgggaggaggatggacagAGGGTGTTGAGCcggaaaaggagaaggacagcaaaggcaagggaaaagaattTATGGAAGGTTCAGTTGACTGTGTTTGCATGCTTGATGATCAGCATTTCGTCTCTGGTGGTGATAGCGG atctcttcttctttggcacactggaaagaaaaagccCATCTTCACTCAGGCTTTCGCTCATGGATTCACACCGATCACTGCAGAAAACCCTATTTCCGCTCCCCGCTGGATCACTTCCATTGCAGCTTTAAGAGGTACCAACCTTTTTGCCTCTGGTTCTTGGGATGGCCAAATCAAATTGTGGGCTATGAACCAAGAATTGAAATCTTTCTCTTATGTCGATGTCGAAATACCCGCCAAGGGGTTCGTCAACTCTCTTCAACTCAGTTCTCTTCCTTATGAGACTATTTCTCATGCTTCTCTTCCGGAGTcaggagaaaaggagagtACAAATGCAAAGTCAGAAATTGTGTTGGTTGCTGCTGTAGGCCAAGAACCCAGACTGGGTCGATGGATGAGGGATAAGCTTGTGAAAAACGGAGTGTTGGTCGCCAGACTCGAGCTGGATAGGAAAGGCAAAGCCATGATGATCTAG